In a genomic window of Quercus lobata isolate SW786 chromosome 4, ValleyOak3.0 Primary Assembly, whole genome shotgun sequence:
- the LOC115983992 gene encoding ervatamin-B-like, translating into MYAFFLTIYHQSHCQRTLFDLYTMALTQQKKLITVMFFILETLISQAMCRTLLEDSLAERHEQWMDQYGRSYKDSAEKEKRFKIFKDNIEYIDKFNNEGNRTFKLSANVFADLTNEEFVASHTGYKISSQPSSLKAKSFKYENLTEIPMTMDWREKGAVTSIKDQGRCGCCWAFSAVAAVEGITQIKTGSLISLSEQQLLDCAVEGNQGCNGGWMDNAFRYIIKNQGLSTEEKYPYETMQGTCDHEKESIYAAQISAFEDVPTNNEEALLQAVANQPVSIALDGSGQNFQFYKSGVFMEECGTHLTHAVTAIGYGTSDDGTKYWLMKNSWGTRWGENGYMRIQRDTGAPEGLCGLAQKASYPVA; encoded by the exons ATGTATGCTTTCTTCCTCACCATTTATCACCAAAGCCATTGCCAAAGAACCCTCTTCGATTTGTATACAATGGCTTTAACACAGCAAAAAAAACTCATCACAGTCATGTTTTTTATTCTAGAGACTTTGATATCCCAAGCCATGTGCCGCACTTTGCTTGAAGACTCGCTTGCTGAGAGACATGAGCAATGGATGGATCAGTATGGACGCAGCTACAAAGATAGTGCAGAGAAGGAAAAGCGTTTCAAGATATTCAAGGACAACATAGAATATATAGACAAATTCAATAATGAAGGGAATCGCACTTTCAAGCTAAGTGCCAATGTATTTGCAGACTTAACCAATGAAGAATTTGTTGCCTCTCATACTGGATACAAGATTTCCTCCCAACCAAGTTCTCTCAAAGCAAAAAGTTTTAAGTATGAAAACCTTACAGAAATTCCAATGACCATGGATTGGAGAGAGAAAGGAGCCGTTACCTCCATAAAGGACCAAGGCCGTTGTG GATGTTGCTGGGCCTTTTCAGCAGTGGCAGCCGTAGAAGGGATCACCCAAATCAAAACTGGCAGCTTGATCTCTTTGTCTGAGCAACAACTACTGGACTGTGCTGTGGAAGGCAATCAGGGCTGCAACGGTGGTTGGATGGATAAtgcttttagatatataataaaaaaccaagGACTCTCTACTGAAGAAAAATACCCATATGAGACCATGCAAGGAACTTGTGACCATGAAAAGGAATCTATTTATGCAGCTCAGATAAGTGCATTTGAAGATGTACCTACCAATAATGAGGAGGCGTTACTACAGGCTGTGGCCAACCAACCAGTTTCAATTGCCCTCGATGGTTCTGGTCAAAACTTTCAATTCTATAAAAGCGGAGTTTTCATGGAAGAGTGTGGGACTCATTTAACACATGCCGTTACTGCAATTGGGTATGGAACAAGTGATGATGGTACCAAGTACTGGTTAATGAAGAATTCTTGGGGCACCCGTTGGGGTGAGAATGGCTACATGAGGATTCAGAGAGACACCGGTGCTCCAGAAGGTCTTTGTGGCCTGGCCCAGAAAGCGTCCTATCCTGTTGCTTAG